A window from Cryptomeria japonica chromosome 1, Sugi_1.0, whole genome shotgun sequence encodes these proteins:
- the LOC131874510 gene encoding disease resistance protein RUN1-like has product MASTSTCNPQLEESGPSTSSTSGDSSVPDFLRYEPPTRKLAFHSNKEYHVFMSFRGPDVRKTLVDHLFEALSAAGLKVYKDDENLEKGEKIWPSLEGAIKSSVIRIPVFSRGYAESVWCLKEAAAMLSTPDLIIPLFYHVNPTYVRYPQNELSPYKESFKKHYEHPDRHRRGEVDEWKHALFQICDRSGWSTDSTQGYEARLVKIVVNDLMKTLDRVPLHVAKHPVGMESVKNALIQKLNLNSVEEVIKVGIWGIGGIGKTTVAKALYNQLHNAFEAASFIFNVRTSSTEPTSLPKLQKKIIKDLTTYDIEVDSVDKGISLFTQHLGGKRVLLILDDVDAVEHLNALVGDWLCSGSRVIITSRDKRIFNVAQVSSQCIHEISGLEINESVQLFSWHAFLRASPSPRYEDLSKKIVEACKGHPLSLEVLGSYLYGQNDIDCWKEALHNITLRPEIHDRLYISYKALSDEEKEIFLDIACFFIGEEKTRPVIFWKSLYKMVNTAVSNLSMKLLIKIDEEGVFDMHDHLQDMGRSVAEKEGTRQWEAAHPSTTISNNNLSRLRVNGGNPQRLEMLYKPGLRYLHLQNLHIEVMTKDTPVMLPPSLIWLRMDHCQIKKRRHSIKGIALELKAAIKKRRHSIKGTAFELKTMQLRSCNGINNLSVSSLFLLPAIKLPWCQSLNNLPDTIGNLSQLQHLDLQGCRSLNNLPDTIGNLSQLQHLDLQECLSLNNLPDTIGNLSQLQHLDLQGCLSLNNLPDTIGNLSQLQHLDLQWCRSLNNLPDTIGNLSQLQYLDLRRCRSLNNLPDTIGNLSQLQQLDLQGCWSLNNLPDTIGNLSQLQQLGLLGCRSLNNLPDTIGNLSQLQVLDLRACRSLNNLPDTIGNLSQLQVLNLRVCQSLNNLPDTIGNLSQLQYLDLRACRSLNNLPDTIGNLSQLQQLDLLECRSLNNLPDTIGNLSQLQVLNLRECRSLNNLSDIIDNLSQVNVLQ; this is encoded by the exons ATGGCATCCACTTCTACTTGTAATCCTCAGCTTGAAGAATCTGGCCCATCTACTTCTTCAACTTCCGGTGATTCCTCAGTCCCTGACTTTCTCAGATACGAGCCTCCCACAAGGAAACTTGCCTTCCACAGCAATAAGGAGTATCATGTTTTTATGAGTTTCAGGGGACCAGATGTCAGAAAGACTCTGGTCGATCACCTATTTGAAGCTCTTTCTGCAGCAGGACTCAAAGTCTACAAAGATGATGAAAATCTGGAAAAGGGGGAAAAGATCTGGCCGAGCTTGGAAGGGGCAATCAAGAGCAGTGTCATACGCATTCCTGTATTTTCCAGAGGCTATGCAGAGTCAGTATGGTGTCTCAAGGAGGCCGCTGCAATGTTGAGCACCCCTGATTTGATCATTCCTCTTTTTTATCATGTGAATCCAACCTATGTGAGATATCCTCAAAATGAGTTGAGTCCCTATAAGGAATCATTTAAGAAGCATTATGAGCATCCAGATCGACACCGAAGAGGAGAGGTTGATGAATGGAAGCATGCCCTTTTCCAGATCTGTGATCGCTCAGGCTGGTCCACGGATTCAACTCAAGG GTACGAAGCTCGCCTGGTAAAGATAGTGGTGAATGATCTGATGAAGACATTGGATAGAGTGCCGTTACATGTTGCCAAACATCCGGTGGGAATGGAGAGCGTCAAGAATGCTCTCATTCAAAAATTAAATCTGAATTCAGTGGAGGAGGTGATTAAAGTTGGAATATGGGGCATTGGTGGTATTGGCAAGACCACAGTTGCCAAAGCCCTCTACAATCAACTTCATAATGCTTTTGAAGCTGCTTCTTTTATATTTAATGTCCGCACCAGTTCTACAGAGCCCACAAGCCTTCCAAAATTGCAGAAAAAAATTATCAAAGATTTAACCACATATGATATAGAAGTGGACAGTGTTGATAAAGGCATATCTTTGTTCACACAACATTTGGGAGGAAAACGTGTTCTGTTGATTTTGGATGATGTGGATGCTGTTGAACATTTGAATGCTTTGGTTGGGGACTGGTTGTGTTCTGGAAGCAGAGTTATAATAACTTCTAGAGACAAACGCATTTTCAATGTTGCCCAGGTCTCATCCCAATGCATCCACGAGATTAGTGGATTGGAGATAAATGAAAGCGTCCAATTATTTAGTTGGCATGCTTTTTTGAGAGCATCTCCAAGTCCGAGATATGAAGATCTGTCCAAAAAAATAGTGGAAGCTTGCAAGGGTCATCCTCTTTCATTGGAGGTGCTTGGATCCTACTTGTATGGGCAGAATGACATAGATTGCTGGAAGGAAGCTCTTCACAACATTACCCTTCGCCCCGAAATTCATGATAGGCTTTATATCAGTTATAAAGCTCTCAGTGACGAGGAAAAGGAAATATTCCTTGACATTGCTTGCTTCTTTATTGGCGAAGAAAAGACACGTCCTGTCATTTTTTGGAAATCCTTGTACAAGATGGTCAACACTGCTGTTTCTAATCTTTCAATGAAGTTATTGATAAAGATTGACGAAGAGGGTGTATTTGATATGCATGACCACTTGCAAGATATGGGGCGAAGTGTTGCTGAAAAAGAAGGTACCCGACAATGGGAGGCTGCCCATCCAAGCACGACCATATCCAACAACAATTTATCTCGCCTTCGAGTCAATGGAGGTAATCCACAAAGGCTTGAAATGCTGTACAAACCTGGTCTTCGTTATCTTCATTTGCAGAATCTACACATTGAAGTCATGACAAAAGACACACCAGTCATGCTTCCCCCAAGTTTGATATGGTTAAGGATGGATCATTGTCAAATAAAGAAGCGGCGTCACTCCATTAAGGGCATCGCTTTGGAATTGAAGGCAGCAATAAAGAAGCGACGACACTCCATTAAGGGCACCGCTTTTGAATTGAAGACCATGCAACTGCGATCCTGCAATGGCATCAACAACCTTTCTGTCTCCTCCCTATTTTTACTTCCTGCTATAAAGCTGCCATGGTGTCAAAGCTTAAATAACCTCCCCGATACCATTGGCAATTTGTCACAGCTGCAGCACTTGGACTTGCAAGGGTGTCGGAGCTTAAATAACCTCCCCGATACCATTGGCAATTTGTCACAGCTGCAGCACTTGGACTTGCAAGAGTGTCTGAGCTTAAATAACCTCCCCGATACCATTGGCAATTTGTCACAGCTGCAGCACTTGGACTTGCAAGGGTGTCTGAGCTTAAATAACCTCCCCGATACCATTGGCAATTTGTCACAGCTGCAGCACTTGGACTTGCAATGGTGTCGGAGCTTAAATAACCTCCCCGATACCATTGGCAATTTGTCACAGCTGCAGTACTTGGACTTGCGACGGTGTCGGAGCTTAAATAACCTCCCCGATACCATTGGCAATTTGTCACAGCTGCAGCAATTGGACTTGCAAGGGTGTTGGAGCTTAAATAACCTCCCCGATACCATTGGCAATTTGTCACAGCTGCAGCAATTGGGCTTGCTAGGTTGTCGGAGCTTAAATAACCTCCCCGATACCATTGGCAATTTGTCACAGCTGCAGGTCTTGGACTTGCGAGCGTGTCGGAGCTTAAATAACCTCCCCGATACCATTGGCAATTTGTCACAGCTGCAGGTCTTGAACTTGCGAGTGTGTCAGAGCTTAAATAACCTCCCCGATACCATTGGCAATTTGTCACAGCTGCAGTACTTGGACTTGCGAGCGTGTCGGAGCTTAAATAACCTCCCCGATACCATTGGCAATTTGTCACAGCTGCAGCAATTGGACTTGCTAGAGTGTCGGAGCTTAAATAACCTCCCTGATACCATTGGCAATTTGTCACAGCTGCAGGTCTTGAACTTGCGAGAGTGTCGGAGCTTAAATAACCTGTC